TCAACAATTTCGACCTGAAGCAGTGGGTGGGTCAGCTGGATATTAAGACAGgtagtctcctggtggtggtggtggttggcattCTCTTCCTCATCAACCTCTTCGCCAAACCATTCATTCCCTTCGGCAGGAGTCTCTTGTCCTCCGCCGCCGACGCCTGGGACAGCAGGGACCTGGGTCTTGCTAACACTCTCCGTGGAAGGTGAGACTGAGTCACCCCTCATTGTGTTAATTCATTATTAATGTAATTCACTACGTAATATTcaatttaaattatttttagAGTGTAAATGTATCTTAAGTAATATGTATAAAAACTTactaatgaaaaatatttttttatttaattcagTAAATGCAATATGATTTTCTAAGCGAATGATAAGCAGAGCTCAATCTGGACAGTTCATAGTCATAAATAACCTGCAGAATAAACGAGTCTTGCATCATTCTCAATAATCATGATCTCTCCCAACAGTCGCTCACTTGAACCTTTGACAAATGTGTTGGACGCCCTGGCGAAGGCGGTGAAGAAGTGGGAGGAACCTGAAGACAGCGTCGTCAGGAACCGAGCACTCTAGTAGCTTATTGCAGCTCTTCCGTTTACAGTATTATGAGGAGTGATGTAGCGCGAAGGTGGAGACAGCTCTCTGTCAGCGTAGTGAAGGCGGGTCTTGCGGAGACCGCGGAAGAATTGGATGTGTCAGAGCAACGAGTCACCTTACCCGGTCAGCTGTTGCCCAGAGTGATCAGCTAATGTGTTGCGCGATAAAATGTTGCACTGTATGATCAGCTGATGCACTGTGTGGCCAGCTGTTACACTGTATAATCAGCTGTTGCACAATGTGATCAGCTGTTGCGCTGTGTGAATAGCTGTTGTGTTGCGTGATcagctgttgtgttgtgtgatcagctgttgtgttgtgtgatcaGCTGTT
This genomic stretch from Cherax quadricarinatus isolate ZL_2023a chromosome 22, ASM3850222v1, whole genome shotgun sequence harbors:
- the LOC128689782 gene encoding uncharacterized protein, translating into MAANALAPFMYQLQESLNNFDLKQWVGQLDIKTGSLLVVVVVGILFLINLFAKPFIPFGRSLLSSAADAWDSRDLGLANTLRGSRSLEPLTNVLDALAKAVKKWEEPEDSVVRNRAL